The proteins below come from a single Zea mays cultivar B73 chromosome 8, Zm-B73-REFERENCE-NAM-5.0, whole genome shotgun sequence genomic window:
- the LOC103636663 gene encoding uncharacterized protein isoform X1: MDRRPAPKSRRSALNAAIGTISGGWHPSSQDNRRSPTNDSHATHAQPEALSAAASVQNPLDNSIDASWMLPDYNILPSQDNYYRNLMNQDDTDNLGLEDCVQVDPLVANMNSQTKPKGRSKNFTDDEDILLLSVYLNVSKDPTAGRDQKDSRFWERIEKYYHVNLTFESDRNCSSLRHRWGIIQKEVSLFQSYYEAIQRKNESGKTMNDKISDAKAMFQTLRKKAFTLFHAWNILRHEPKWSSIKDSTMATKKLDPHNGNEDDGHDTPRPPGRKAEKEKLRARKQEDNDNDALMEELKKLESQDWR; encoded by the exons ATGGACCGAAGGCCAGCGCCAAAATCCCGTCGGTCTGCATTGAATGCCGCCATAGGTACGATTTCTGGAGGCTGGCATCCATCGTCACAAGATAATCGTCGCAGCCCCACGAACGACAGTCATGCAACACATGCACAACCTGAAGCTTTGTCGGCAGCTGCATCTGTGCAAAACCCTCTGGACAACAGCATTGATGCCTCGTGGATGCTTCCTGATTACAA CATACTACCCTCCCAAGATAACTACTATAGGAATCTGATGAACCAAGATGATACAGATAATTTAGGCTTGGAGGATTGCGTGCAAGTTGATCCTCTTGTAGCTAATATGAATTCCCAGACAAAACCAAAGGGCCGCTCAAAAAATTTCACTGATGATGAGGACATTCTATTGTTGTCAGTGTATCTCAATGTTAGCAAAGATCCTACTGCTGGAAGGGACCAAAAAGATAGCAGATTTTGGGAAAGAATTGAAAAGTATTATCATGTCAATTTAACATTTGAATCAGATCGCAATTGCTCTTCATTGCGTCATCGATGGGGTATAATCCAAAAGGAAGTAAGTCTTTTCCAAAGTTACTATGAAGCCATACAAAGGAAGAATGAAAGTGGAAAGACAATGAatgacaag ATTTCTGATGCTAAAGCTATGTTCCAAACCTTAAGAAAAAAGGCTTTTACTTTGTTTCATGCTTGGAATATTCTTAGACACGAGCCAAAGTGGTCATCAATAAAGGACTCCACAATGGCTACCAAGAAGCTGGATCCTCACAACGGTAATGAAGACGATGGACATGACACCCCTAGACCACCAGGAAGGAAAGCCGAGAAAGAAAAATTGCGagcacggaagcaagaggacaatGACAATGATGCATTGATGGAAGAACTAAAAAAATTAGAGAGTCAAGATTGGAGATAG
- the LOC103636663 gene encoding CASP-like protein 4A2 isoform X2, producing the protein MLKNDAGGGVRTHALPLPQRRLPVLQPAPPCPSPSADSLQPAPARPAPPPAPSTYNRPASPATGTAPPCPRVRRRSGRLLALPPAPPCPAREFVVAVACRAPRVPRLYLPSVAAPPRRPVSSPSQLHLLRASSDSSAMDRRPAPKSRRSALNAAIGTISGGWHPSSQDNRRSPTNDSHATHAQPEALSAAASVQNPLDNSIDASWMLPDYNILPSQDNYYRNLMNQDDTDNLGLEDCVQVDPLVANMNSQTKPKGRSKNFTDDEDILLLSVYLNVSKDPTAGRDQKDSRFWERIEKYYHVNLTFESDRNCSSLRHRWGIIQKEVSLFQSYYEAIQRKNESGKTMNDKTRAKVVINKGLHNGYQEAGSSQR; encoded by the exons atgttaaaaaacgatgcaggaggtggggttcgaacccatgccctgCCCCTCCCCCAGCGTCGACTCCCTGTCCTGCAACCGGCACCGCCCTGCCCCTCCCCTAGCGCCGACTCCCTGCAACCGGCACCGGCCCGCCCTGCCCCTCCCCCAGCGCCGAGTACCTACAACCGgcccgcgagccctgccaccggcACCGCCCCACCCTGCCCGCGAGTTCGCCGTCGCAGTGGCCGACTCCTTGCCCTGCCACCGGCACCACCCTGCCCTGCCCGCGAGTTCGTCGTTGCAGTCGCCTGCAGAGCGCCGCGAGTTCCTCGTCTTTACCTGCCCAGCGTCGCTGCACCTCCCCGTCGCCCCGTGAGTTCGCCGTCGCAGTTGCATCTTCTCCGTGCCTCCTCGGATTCTAGCGCGATGGACCGAAGGCCAGCGCCAAAATCCCGTCGGTCTGCATTGAATGCCGCCATAGGTACGATTTCTGGAGGCTGGCATCCATCGTCACAAGATAATCGTCGCAGCCCCACGAACGACAGTCATGCAACACATGCACAACCTGAAGCTTTGTCGGCAGCTGCATCTGTGCAAAACCCTCTGGACAACAGCATTGATGCCTCGTGGATGCTTCCTGATTACAA CATACTACCCTCCCAAGATAACTACTATAGGAATCTGATGAACCAAGATGATACAGATAATTTAGGCTTGGAGGATTGCGTGCAAGTTGATCCTCTTGTAGCTAATATGAATTCCCAGACAAAACCAAAGGGCCGCTCAAAAAATTTCACTGATGATGAGGACATTCTATTGTTGTCAGTGTATCTCAATGTTAGCAAAGATCCTACTGCTGGAAGGGACCAAAAAGATAGCAGATTTTGGGAAAGAATTGAAAAGTATTATCATGTCAATTTAACATTTGAATCAGATCGCAATTGCTCTTCATTGCGTCATCGATGGGGTATAATCCAAAAGGAAGTAAGTCTTTTCCAAAGTTACTATGAAGCCATACAAAGGAAGAATGAAAGTGGAAAGACAATGAatgacaag ACACGAGCCAAAGTGGTCATCAATAAAGGACTCCACAATGGCTACCAAGAAGCTGGATCCTCACAACGGTAA
- the LOC541865 gene encoding kinesin-like protein KIN-14C isoform X1, producing the protein MGKVEDEYESHAANRRGEVIDWLAELLPEFDLPLDSSDEELREYLIDGTALCYIAEKLMPGIQEEMWGGNAWDQRSNVKKFLYFVAEMGLPGFSVKDLEEGSVSSVVECLLALKDNVTTGLGQNVTNNAAKTPLRRKLELESDGPIISVMTPGRRPGEERWKGHWDPKSQQRSILHSGQKVHDAFQLKRGSYTDLPAAKVSEMMHPRSLDNAPTQSLLRVVNGILDESIERKRGEIPHRAVYLLRNVVQEIEHRIAIQADHIRNQNSIIKTREDKYRSKIKALETLVNGTNEENEMTVDRLELVEVEKSKLDEKRKLGEQDMVRLMQEKENAENTIASLQQEIQVLSRMHEQYHERKETEARQMEEHLAMRLKEAEFLLMQSEKKVEEIESVSQLKSQLWTRKANIFQSFMDNQKLSIKDIRISSQSIKQEMFALQMKWIDEISSIGRELKGLVDAADNYHKVLAENQKLFNEVQELKGNIRVYCRVRPFLPGQDGKTTIIDYIGENGEILITNPFKQGKDVCRMFKFNKVFNTHASQAEVFSDIQPLIRSVLDGFNVCIFAYGQTGSGKTYTMSGPGTSKEDWGVNYRALNDLFDISLSRRNAFSYEVGVQMVEIYNEQVRDLLSNDIAQKRLGIWSTSQPNGLVVPDASLHPVKSTLDVLQLMEIGQTNRAVGSTALNERSSRSHSILTVHVRGVDLKNGSTSRGCLHLIDLAGSERVERSEAIGDRLKEAQYINKSLSALGDVIFSLAQKNAHVPYRNSKLTQVLQSSLGGQAKTLMFVQINPDTGSYSETISTLKFAERVSGVELGAARSNKEGKDIKELLEQVSSLKDTISRKDMEIDQLLKNKAKSPGSSIDRNDSRQQIRRLSGTGSSEAECEDNMSDDGCSVAGTEYSVGGASEATAERMQKAPSRIARLFHTKNGQPANSKPKPRESALKPPGRTTSTGGSQATGGSLVKPPKRR; encoded by the exons ATGGGGAAGGTGGAAGACGAGTACGAGTCCCATGCAG CCAACCGGCGGGGTGAGGTGATAGATTGGCTCGCTGAGTTGCTGCCGGAGTTCGACTTGCCGCTGGATTCCTCAGACGAGGAGCTGCGGGAGTACCTCATTGATGGCACGGCACTATGTTACATTGCAGAGAAACTAATGCCCGGCATTCAGGAG GAAATGTGGGGTGGTAATGCATGGGATCAGAGGTCGAACGTGAAGAAGTTCCTCTATTTTGTTGCGGAGATGGGGCTGCCAGGCTTCAGTGTCAAGGATCTGGAGGAG GGGTCTGTGTCTTCTGTGGTGGAGTGTCTCTTGGCTCTAAAGGATAATGTGACTACAGGATTGGGTCAAAACGTTACAAACAATGCTGCTAAAACACCCCTTAGAAGGAAACTTGAACTTGAATCTGATGGGCCTATAATTTCAGTTATGACACCAGGGAGAAGACCTGGGGAGGAAAGATGGAAAGGCCACTGGGATCCTAAGTCTCAACAAAGAAGTATTCTTCATTCTG GACAAAAGGTCCATGATGCTTTCCAACTTAAGCGAGGTTCCTACACTGATCTTCCTGCTGCCAAAGTTTCAGAGATGATGCATCCAAGAAGTCTAGAT AATGCCCCTACTCAATCACTTCTTAGAGTTGTTAATGGCATTCTAGATGAGAGCATTGAGAGGAAAAGAGGAGAAATACCACAT CGTGCTGTTTACTTGCTAAGGAATGTTGTTCAAGAGATTGAGCACCGCATTGCTATTCAAGCGGATCACATAAGAAAT CAAAATAGCATCATCAAGACTCGGGAAGACAAGTATCGTTCAAAAATTAAAGCACTCGAGACATTAGTAAATGGCACAAATGAAGAAAATGAG ATGACAGTAGATCGACTTGAGCTAGTTGAG GTAGAAAAATCAAAACTTGATGAGAAAAGAAAACTAGGTGAACAAGACATGGTTCGGCTGATGCAAGAAAAGGAGAATGCAGAAAATACTATTGCTTCCCTTCAGCAAGAAATACAGGTCTTGAGTAGGATGCATGAACAGTACCACGAGAGAAAGGAAACAGAAGCCAGGCAGATGGAGGAACACTTGGCTATGAGACTTAAGGAGGCTGAGTTTCTTTTAATGCAATCAGAAAAGAAAGTTGAAGAAATTGAATCTGTTTCCCAACTGAAATCTCAACTTTGGACCAGGAAGGCAAACATTTTCCAGAGTTTTATGGATAATCAAAAATTGTCCATTAAG GACATAAGGATATCATCTCAGTCCATTAAGCAGGAAATGTTTGCCCTTCAAATGAAATGGATAGATGAAATATCTAGCATTG GACGTGAGTTGAAAGGCTTGGTAGATGCTGCTGACAATTACCATAAGGTTCTTGCTGAAAATCAGAAGCTATTTAATGAGGTACAGGAACTAAAAG GCAATATCAGGGTTTATTGTCGTGTCAGACCATTTCTTCCTGGTCAAGATGGAAAAACAACCATTATTGATTATATTGGTGAAAATGGTGAGATTCTCATCACAAATCCCTTCAAGCAAGGGAAGGATGTGTGTCGAATGTTCAAGTTTAATAAAGTGTTTAATACACATGCTTCTCAAG CTGAGGTATTCTCTGATATCCAACCTCTGATCAGATCAGTTCTTGATGGGTTTAATGTGTGCATTTTTGCCTATGGTCAAACTGGATCCGGAAAGACTTACACAATG AGTGGGCCAGGCACATCAAAAGAAGATTGGGGTGTTAACTATCGAGCTTTAAATGACTTGTTCGACATCTCTCTAAGTAGAAGGAATGCTTTCTCATATGAGGTGGGAGTGCAGATGGTTGAGATTTATAACGAGCAAGTGCGGGATCTTCTCTCAAATGATATTGCACAAAAAAG ACTTGGAATTTGGAGTACATCTCAGCCTAATGGACTTGTTGTCCCTGATGCAAGTTTACATCCAGTCAAATCAACACTAGATGTGCTACAGTTGATGGAAATTGGACAAACAAATAGAGCAGTTGGATCAACAGCTCTGAATGAAAGGAGCAGTCGATCTCACAG CATTCTGACTGTGCATGTTAGAGGGGTGGATCTGAAGAATGGATCTACTTCCAGAGGATGTCTACATCTAATTGATCTTGCTGGGAGTGAAAGAGTTGAGCGATCTGAAGCAATTGGAGATAGATTAAAAGAAGCACAGTATATTAACAAATCCCTCTCTGCTCTTGGTGATGTGATTTTTTCTTTGGCACAGAAAAATGCCCATGTTCCTTATCGAAACAGCAAGCTGACTCAAGTTCTACAGAGCTCTTTAG GTGGGCAAGCAAAGACACTGATGTTTGTTCAAATTAATCCGGATACTGGATCATATTCAGAAACAATAAGCACTTTGAAGTTTGCTGAAAGGGTTTCTGGAGTTGAGTTAGGTGCTGCAAGAAGTAACAAAGAGGGTAAAGATATAAAAGAGCTGCTAGAACAG GTTTCATCTCTGAAAGACACAATATCACGGAAAGATATGGAAATCGATCAACTCCTGAAGAACAAAGCCAAATCTCCAGGTTCATCAATAGATAGAAATGACAGTCGCCAACAGATCCGGCGACTATCAG GGACTGGATCAAGTGAAGCCGAATGTGAAGATAACATGTCTGATGATGGCTGCTCAGTAGCAGGAACCGAGTATTCAGTAGGTGGTGCTTCAGAGGCGACAGCAGAACGGAT GCAGAAGGCCCCATCAAGGATAGCCAGGCTATTCCACACAAAGAATGGACAGCCTGCAAACTCCAAACCAAAACCAAGGGAGTCTGCTCTGAAACCACCAG GTCGCACGACATCTACAGGAGGAAGCCAGGCGACAGGAGGATCTTTAGTGAAACCCCCTAAGAGGCGGTAG
- the LOC103636663 gene encoding uncharacterized protein isoform X3, giving the protein MQHMHNLKLCRQLHLCKTLWTTALMPRGCFLITTYYPPKITDENRYILILCSILPSQDNYYRNLMNQDDTDNLGLEDCVQVDPLVANMNSQTKPKGRSKNFTDDEDILLLSVYLNVSKDPTAGRDQKDSRFWERIEKYYHVNLTFESDRNCSSLRHRWGIIQKEVSLFQSYYEAIQRKNESGKTMNDKISDAKAMFQTLRKKAFTLFHAWNILRHEPKWSSIKDSTMATKKLDPHNGNEDDGHDTPRPPGRKAEKEKLRARKQEDNDNDALMEELKKLESQDWR; this is encoded by the exons ATGCAACACATGCACAACCTGAAGCTTTGTCGGCAGCTGCATCTGTGCAAAACCCTCTGGACAACAGCATTGATGCCTCGTGGATGCTTCCTGATTACAA CATACTACCCTCCCAAGATAACTGATGAAAATAGGTATATCTTAATTTTGTGCAGCATACTACCCTCCCAAGATAACTACTATAGGAATCTGATGAACCAAGATGATACAGATAATTTAGGCTTGGAGGATTGCGTGCAAGTTGATCCTCTTGTAGCTAATATGAATTCCCAGACAAAACCAAAGGGCCGCTCAAAAAATTTCACTGATGATGAGGACATTCTATTGTTGTCAGTGTATCTCAATGTTAGCAAAGATCCTACTGCTGGAAGGGACCAAAAAGATAGCAGATTTTGGGAAAGAATTGAAAAGTATTATCATGTCAATTTAACATTTGAATCAGATCGCAATTGCTCTTCATTGCGTCATCGATGGGGTATAATCCAAAAGGAAGTAAGTCTTTTCCAAAGTTACTATGAAGCCATACAAAGGAAGAATGAAAGTGGAAAGACAATGAatgacaag ATTTCTGATGCTAAAGCTATGTTCCAAACCTTAAGAAAAAAGGCTTTTACTTTGTTTCATGCTTGGAATATTCTTAGACACGAGCCAAAGTGGTCATCAATAAAGGACTCCACAATGGCTACCAAGAAGCTGGATCCTCACAACGGTAATGAAGACGATGGACATGACACCCCTAGACCACCAGGAAGGAAAGCCGAGAAAGAAAAATTGCGagcacggaagcaagaggacaatGACAATGATGCATTGATGGAAGAACTAAAAAAATTAGAGAGTCAAGATTGGAGATAG
- the LOC541865 gene encoding kinesin-like protein KIN-14C isoform X2 yields MGKVEDEYESHAANRRGEVIDWLAELLPEFDLPLDSSDEELREYLIDGTALCYIAEKLMPGIQEEMWGGNAWDQRSNVKKFLYFVAEMGLPGFSVKDLEEGSVSSVVECLLALKDNVTTGLGQNVTNNAAKTPLRRKLELESDGPIISVMTPGRRPGEERWKGHWDPKSQQRSILHSGQKVHDAFQLKRGSYTDLPAAKVSEMMHPRSLDNAPTQSLLRVVNGILDESIERKRGEIPHRAVYLLRNVVQEIEHRIAIQADHIRNQNSIIKTREDKYRSKIKALETLVNGTNEENEVEKSKLDEKRKLGEQDMVRLMQEKENAENTIASLQQEIQVLSRMHEQYHERKETEARQMEEHLAMRLKEAEFLLMQSEKKVEEIESVSQLKSQLWTRKANIFQSFMDNQKLSIKDIRISSQSIKQEMFALQMKWIDEISSIGRELKGLVDAADNYHKVLAENQKLFNEVQELKGNIRVYCRVRPFLPGQDGKTTIIDYIGENGEILITNPFKQGKDVCRMFKFNKVFNTHASQAEVFSDIQPLIRSVLDGFNVCIFAYGQTGSGKTYTMSGPGTSKEDWGVNYRALNDLFDISLSRRNAFSYEVGVQMVEIYNEQVRDLLSNDIAQKRLGIWSTSQPNGLVVPDASLHPVKSTLDVLQLMEIGQTNRAVGSTALNERSSRSHSILTVHVRGVDLKNGSTSRGCLHLIDLAGSERVERSEAIGDRLKEAQYINKSLSALGDVIFSLAQKNAHVPYRNSKLTQVLQSSLGGQAKTLMFVQINPDTGSYSETISTLKFAERVSGVELGAARSNKEGKDIKELLEQVSSLKDTISRKDMEIDQLLKNKAKSPGSSIDRNDSRQQIRRLSGTGSSEAECEDNMSDDGCSVAGTEYSVGGASEATAERMQKAPSRIARLFHTKNGQPANSKPKPRESALKPPGRTTSTGGSQATGGSLVKPPKRR; encoded by the exons ATGGGGAAGGTGGAAGACGAGTACGAGTCCCATGCAG CCAACCGGCGGGGTGAGGTGATAGATTGGCTCGCTGAGTTGCTGCCGGAGTTCGACTTGCCGCTGGATTCCTCAGACGAGGAGCTGCGGGAGTACCTCATTGATGGCACGGCACTATGTTACATTGCAGAGAAACTAATGCCCGGCATTCAGGAG GAAATGTGGGGTGGTAATGCATGGGATCAGAGGTCGAACGTGAAGAAGTTCCTCTATTTTGTTGCGGAGATGGGGCTGCCAGGCTTCAGTGTCAAGGATCTGGAGGAG GGGTCTGTGTCTTCTGTGGTGGAGTGTCTCTTGGCTCTAAAGGATAATGTGACTACAGGATTGGGTCAAAACGTTACAAACAATGCTGCTAAAACACCCCTTAGAAGGAAACTTGAACTTGAATCTGATGGGCCTATAATTTCAGTTATGACACCAGGGAGAAGACCTGGGGAGGAAAGATGGAAAGGCCACTGGGATCCTAAGTCTCAACAAAGAAGTATTCTTCATTCTG GACAAAAGGTCCATGATGCTTTCCAACTTAAGCGAGGTTCCTACACTGATCTTCCTGCTGCCAAAGTTTCAGAGATGATGCATCCAAGAAGTCTAGAT AATGCCCCTACTCAATCACTTCTTAGAGTTGTTAATGGCATTCTAGATGAGAGCATTGAGAGGAAAAGAGGAGAAATACCACAT CGTGCTGTTTACTTGCTAAGGAATGTTGTTCAAGAGATTGAGCACCGCATTGCTATTCAAGCGGATCACATAAGAAAT CAAAATAGCATCATCAAGACTCGGGAAGACAAGTATCGTTCAAAAATTAAAGCACTCGAGACATTAGTAAATGGCACAAATGAAGAAAATGAG GTAGAAAAATCAAAACTTGATGAGAAAAGAAAACTAGGTGAACAAGACATGGTTCGGCTGATGCAAGAAAAGGAGAATGCAGAAAATACTATTGCTTCCCTTCAGCAAGAAATACAGGTCTTGAGTAGGATGCATGAACAGTACCACGAGAGAAAGGAAACAGAAGCCAGGCAGATGGAGGAACACTTGGCTATGAGACTTAAGGAGGCTGAGTTTCTTTTAATGCAATCAGAAAAGAAAGTTGAAGAAATTGAATCTGTTTCCCAACTGAAATCTCAACTTTGGACCAGGAAGGCAAACATTTTCCAGAGTTTTATGGATAATCAAAAATTGTCCATTAAG GACATAAGGATATCATCTCAGTCCATTAAGCAGGAAATGTTTGCCCTTCAAATGAAATGGATAGATGAAATATCTAGCATTG GACGTGAGTTGAAAGGCTTGGTAGATGCTGCTGACAATTACCATAAGGTTCTTGCTGAAAATCAGAAGCTATTTAATGAGGTACAGGAACTAAAAG GCAATATCAGGGTTTATTGTCGTGTCAGACCATTTCTTCCTGGTCAAGATGGAAAAACAACCATTATTGATTATATTGGTGAAAATGGTGAGATTCTCATCACAAATCCCTTCAAGCAAGGGAAGGATGTGTGTCGAATGTTCAAGTTTAATAAAGTGTTTAATACACATGCTTCTCAAG CTGAGGTATTCTCTGATATCCAACCTCTGATCAGATCAGTTCTTGATGGGTTTAATGTGTGCATTTTTGCCTATGGTCAAACTGGATCCGGAAAGACTTACACAATG AGTGGGCCAGGCACATCAAAAGAAGATTGGGGTGTTAACTATCGAGCTTTAAATGACTTGTTCGACATCTCTCTAAGTAGAAGGAATGCTTTCTCATATGAGGTGGGAGTGCAGATGGTTGAGATTTATAACGAGCAAGTGCGGGATCTTCTCTCAAATGATATTGCACAAAAAAG ACTTGGAATTTGGAGTACATCTCAGCCTAATGGACTTGTTGTCCCTGATGCAAGTTTACATCCAGTCAAATCAACACTAGATGTGCTACAGTTGATGGAAATTGGACAAACAAATAGAGCAGTTGGATCAACAGCTCTGAATGAAAGGAGCAGTCGATCTCACAG CATTCTGACTGTGCATGTTAGAGGGGTGGATCTGAAGAATGGATCTACTTCCAGAGGATGTCTACATCTAATTGATCTTGCTGGGAGTGAAAGAGTTGAGCGATCTGAAGCAATTGGAGATAGATTAAAAGAAGCACAGTATATTAACAAATCCCTCTCTGCTCTTGGTGATGTGATTTTTTCTTTGGCACAGAAAAATGCCCATGTTCCTTATCGAAACAGCAAGCTGACTCAAGTTCTACAGAGCTCTTTAG GTGGGCAAGCAAAGACACTGATGTTTGTTCAAATTAATCCGGATACTGGATCATATTCAGAAACAATAAGCACTTTGAAGTTTGCTGAAAGGGTTTCTGGAGTTGAGTTAGGTGCTGCAAGAAGTAACAAAGAGGGTAAAGATATAAAAGAGCTGCTAGAACAG GTTTCATCTCTGAAAGACACAATATCACGGAAAGATATGGAAATCGATCAACTCCTGAAGAACAAAGCCAAATCTCCAGGTTCATCAATAGATAGAAATGACAGTCGCCAACAGATCCGGCGACTATCAG GGACTGGATCAAGTGAAGCCGAATGTGAAGATAACATGTCTGATGATGGCTGCTCAGTAGCAGGAACCGAGTATTCAGTAGGTGGTGCTTCAGAGGCGACAGCAGAACGGAT GCAGAAGGCCCCATCAAGGATAGCCAGGCTATTCCACACAAAGAATGGACAGCCTGCAAACTCCAAACCAAAACCAAGGGAGTCTGCTCTGAAACCACCAG GTCGCACGACATCTACAGGAGGAAGCCAGGCGACAGGAGGATCTTTAGTGAAACCCCCTAAGAGGCGGTAG